A single region of the Silene latifolia isolate original U9 population chromosome 8, ASM4854445v1, whole genome shotgun sequence genome encodes:
- the LOC141595331 gene encoding uncharacterized protein LOC141595331, whose translation MSNEKIKIEEYFLEFLEVNDTTGLRLFIELQKVLKSLDLNIDDIRGQGYDNGSNMKGKHKGLQKRLLEVNPSALYMPCACYSLNLALSDMAHSCTRAVLFFGIVQRIYALFSSSSKRWKILLDNVPELTLNFLSNARCESRIKSVKAIRFQAPELRVALSVLYDLCDNDAMSKSEAESLYNSLESFDFLLCMIIWYEILFVINKVSKKLQSKSMCIDTTIVHVEGIILYFEKFRVDGFLSCINIAKNIALDMDVEPTLPTKCRIIRERHFDETNEEEQNQSSEEVFRVDYFFVVVDMTIASLKSRFEQLKIFESILGFLFDSKKLKSLDENELRECCVTFHSTYTSDVDLNDLYSELKVLQSTLPNILLSATEIFEFVKCADC comes from the coding sequence ATGTcaaatgaaaaaataaaaattgaggaGTACTTTTTAGAATTTTTGGAGGTGAATGATACAACGGGGTTAAGACTTTTTATTGAATTACAAAAGGTTTTAAAGTCTCTTGATCTTAATATTGATGATATAAGAGGTCAAGGTTATGACAATGGTTCCAATATGAAAGGAAAGCACAAAGGCTTACAAAAACGTTTACTTGAAGTGAACCCAAGTGCATTATATATGCCTTGTGCTTGTTATAGTTTAAATCTTGCTCTTAGCGATATGGCACATTCTTGTACTAGAGCTGTTTTATTTTTTGGTATTGTGCAACGCATATATGCATTATTTTCTAGTTCCTCAAAAAGATGGAAAATTTTGCTTGATAATGTTCCCGAACTTACTTTAAATTTTTTATCTAATGCTCGTTGTGAGAGTCGAATTAAAAGTGTTAAAGCTATTAGATTTCAAGCACCAGAGTTAAGGGTGGCTTTGTCAGTTTTATATGATTTGTGTGATAATGATGCAATGTCAAAGAGTGAGGCTGAAAGTTTGTATAATTCACTTGAGAGTTTTGATTTTTTGCTTTGTATGATTATTTGGTATGAAATTTTATTTGTCATAAACAAGGTAAGTAAGAAATTGCAATCTAAGTCCATGTGTATTGACACCACAATAGTACATGTTGAAGGTATAATATTATATTTTGAGAAGTTTAGAGTTGATGGATTTCTTTCTTGTATTAATATTGCTAAAAATATTGCTCTTGATATGGATGTAGAACCTACACTTCCGACAAAGTGTCGCATTATTAGAGAAAGACATTTTGATGaaactaatgaagaagaacaaaatcaATCGTCTGAAGAAGTATTTAGAGTTGATTatttttttgtggttgttgataTGACAATTGCTTCTTTGAAAAGTAGATTTGAGCAACTAAAAATTTTTGAAAGTATATTAGGATTTTTGTTTGATTCAAAAAAGTTAAAGTCATTAGATGAAAATGAATTGAGAGAATGTTGTGTAACTTTTCACTCTACATATACATCCGATGTTGATTTAAATGATCTTTACTCAGAATTGAAAGTTTTACAATCTACTTTGCCAAATATATTATTGTCCGCCACTGAAATTTTCGAGTTTGTCAAATGTGCAGATTGTTAA